A window of the Polaribacter sp. HaHaR_3_91 genome harbors these coding sequences:
- a CDS encoding S8 family serine peptidase: MIYNYFKQIFLFFFLASFSLVAQNSSEKQLIIKDYNLTKLENLKEEFSTNFRKEKENATLLATQRGWKMKFTDDTGSYYELMKVSKEGTPLYYKTYNVDAAISTRTNYLHNNGGLGLNIEGQGMTAYVWDGGIARATHQEYDGDGGEDRFSVGDFSSELNFHAAHVMGTIISSGFEPEAKGMAPKAKGIGYDWNNDLSEATIAASNGMLVSNHSYGIAARDDDNEVQIPSYYFGAYISTSRNWDNLMYNAPYYLMVVAAGNDGNDNTANEAPLEGSAAFDKLTSWSTTKNSLVIANGQDALIDANGALLSVNRNTSSSQGPTDDLRIKPDIMGNGSSLYSTYDSADNAYNSISGTSMASPNVTGSLLLLQQYYKETYGSFMKSATLKGLALHTADDTDIAGPDAKTGWGLMNTKVAAETITKKGFESWISEEVLTNGNTYSVTVNSDGLNPLLASVSWTDKPGAVSEGLVNDATAVLVNDLDIKITRDGVEYKPWRLTGVNSNEKGDNLVDPYERVDIANPTSGEYTITVTHKGTLAEAQNFSLIVTGIAGEFTFVADNSEQAFCSNEDAVFNFEYRQAVAGTTQFSTTGAPEGVSVAFSKESLSEDGSFNITFGNLTNVSAGSYYIEVEGDNGNEIQKRIIRLIVLHPNFDNNPSELEFPENGQKGIAKKVSLAWKTNLNAENYVVELSNSPSFSTLLFTDVISATTVDIVDLETNSVYYWRVKPTNKCGEGAYSSTFSFQTGVTDCTNIYTATDFSTAGIDETSANATAIVPISITDNLFVNKVMVTLDITHPSMQELTISLQAPASIGGASVVLLSDACGDRGDIRNTTFDDDAGVLFCNFSTPAVTGTIAPDNNMSLPFLGKSAIGDWKLIVQDNSELNGGQINAVSITICSSVENTSVPTFSTSNLVLNGSLNYVITTTDMNASTASETEEQQIYTLVELAEKGTLKKEGTELVSGDTFTQADITAGKITFTNAETTAFTDQFKVNVTNAAKGWLSNQTVTIQEGVLNTNEFSLNDVSLWPNPVKGILNVKLNNAIGNDVIISLFDLQGRKIFTSVNKSTTDVFTKEIDTKNLSSGVYLLGIKQGSKKVTKKIIITQ, encoded by the coding sequence ATGATATACAATTACTTTAAGCAAATTTTTCTTTTTTTCTTTTTAGCTTCTTTTTCTTTAGTTGCTCAAAATTCATCAGAAAAACAACTTATAATTAAAGATTATAATTTAACAAAATTAGAGAATTTAAAGGAAGAATTTTCTACAAACTTTAGAAAAGAAAAAGAGAATGCTACCCTTTTAGCAACTCAAAGAGGTTGGAAAATGAAATTTACAGACGATACAGGTTCATATTATGAATTAATGAAGGTCTCTAAAGAAGGTACCCCTTTGTATTATAAAACATACAATGTTGATGCAGCTATTTCTACCAGAACAAATTACTTACATAATAATGGAGGTCTTGGCTTAAACATAGAAGGTCAGGGAATGACAGCTTATGTTTGGGATGGTGGTATTGCAAGAGCAACGCACCAAGAATATGATGGAGATGGTGGAGAAGATAGATTTTCTGTAGGAGATTTTTCATCAGAATTAAATTTTCATGCAGCTCATGTAATGGGAACTATTATTTCTTCTGGTTTTGAGCCAGAAGCAAAAGGAATGGCTCCTAAGGCAAAAGGAATTGGTTATGATTGGAATAACGATTTATCTGAGGCTACGATTGCTGCTTCAAACGGAATGTTAGTTTCAAATCATTCTTATGGTATTGCTGCTAGAGATGATGATAATGAAGTACAAATTCCATCTTATTATTTTGGCGCTTATATTTCTACTTCTAGAAATTGGGATAACTTAATGTACAATGCACCTTATTATTTAATGGTTGTAGCTGCAGGAAATGATGGTAATGACAATACTGCAAATGAAGCTCCTTTAGAGGGAAGTGCTGCTTTTGATAAGTTAACAAGTTGGTCTACTACAAAAAATAGTTTGGTTATTGCAAATGGGCAAGATGCATTAATAGATGCAAATGGTGCATTATTATCGGTTAATAGAAATACCAGTAGTTCTCAAGGTCCAACAGACGATTTAAGAATTAAACCAGACATAATGGGGAATGGGTCTTCTTTATATTCTACTTATGATTCTGCAGACAATGCTTATAATTCAATTTCTGGTACTTCAATGGCTTCTCCAAACGTAACAGGTTCTTTATTGTTATTACAACAATATTATAAAGAAACATATGGTAGCTTTATGAAATCTGCTACTTTAAAAGGATTGGCACTACATACTGCAGATGATACAGATATTGCTGGACCCGATGCAAAAACAGGTTGGGGGTTAATGAATACTAAAGTAGCTGCAGAAACAATTACTAAAAAAGGTTTTGAATCTTGGATTTCTGAAGAGGTTTTAACCAATGGAAATACTTATTCTGTAACCGTTAATTCTGATGGTTTAAATCCTTTATTAGCATCTGTTTCTTGGACAGATAAACCAGGAGCTGTAAGTGAAGGATTAGTAAATGATGCAACAGCTGTCTTAGTAAACGATTTAGATATTAAAATTACTAGAGATGGTGTTGAGTATAAGCCTTGGAGATTAACAGGAGTTAATAGCAATGAAAAAGGAGATAATTTAGTAGATCCTTATGAAAGAGTAGATATAGCAAACCCAACTTCTGGAGAGTATACGATTACAGTTACTCACAAAGGAACTTTGGCAGAGGCACAAAATTTTTCTTTAATTGTAACTGGTATTGCTGGTGAATTTACTTTTGTAGCAGATAATTCTGAACAAGCATTTTGTTCTAATGAAGATGCTGTTTTTAATTTTGAATATAGACAAGCTGTTGCAGGTACTACTCAGTTTTCTACTACAGGAGCTCCAGAAGGTGTATCCGTAGCTTTTTCTAAGGAATCGTTAAGTGAAGATGGTAGCTTTAATATTACTTTTGGTAACTTAACAAATGTTTCAGCAGGTTCTTATTATATTGAAGTAGAGGGAGATAATGGAAATGAAATTCAAAAAAGAATTATTAGATTGATTGTTCTTCATCCAAATTTTGATAATAACCCATCAGAATTAGAATTTCCAGAGAATGGGCAGAAAGGGATTGCAAAAAAAGTATCATTAGCTTGGAAAACAAATCTAAATGCTGAAAACTATGTGGTAGAATTATCTAACTCACCAAGTTTTAGTACTCTTTTATTTACAGATGTTATTTCTGCAACAACAGTAGATATCGTTGATTTAGAAACGAATTCTGTATATTATTGGAGGGTAAAACCAACAAATAAATGTGGAGAAGGAGCATACTCTTCTACTTTTAGTTTTCAAACTGGAGTTACAGATTGTACAAATATTTATACTGCTACAGATTTTTCTACAGCTGGTATAGATGAAACATCTGCAAATGCTACAGCAATAGTTCCTATAAGTATTACAGACAATTTATTTGTTAATAAAGTTATGGTAACATTAGATATAACACATCCAAGTATGCAAGAGTTAACGATTTCTTTACAAGCCCCAGCTAGTATTGGTGGTGCTAGTGTAGTTCTTTTATCTGATGCTTGTGGTGATAGAGGAGATATAAGAAATACTACTTTTGACGATGATGCAGGTGTATTATTTTGTAATTTTTCAACACCAGCAGTAACCGGAACCATAGCACCGGATAACAATATGAGTTTACCATTTTTAGGAAAATCTGCAATTGGAGATTGGAAATTGATTGTACAAGACAACTCAGAATTGAATGGAGGCCAAATTAATGCTGTTTCAATTACAATTTGTTCATCAGTAGAAAATACAAGTGTTCCTACTTTTTCTACTTCAAATTTAGTTTTAAATGGAAGTTTAAACTATGTAATAACAACAACTGATATGAATGCTTCTACGGCTTCTGAAACCGAAGAACAACAAATATATACCTTAGTAGAATTAGCAGAAAAAGGTACTCTTAAAAAAGAAGGAACCGAATTAGTTTCTGGAGACACTTTTACCCAAGCAGATATAACAGCAGGTAAAATTACCTTTACAAATGCAGAGACAACTGCTTTTACAGATCAGTTTAAAGTTAATGTTACAAACGCTGCAAAAGGATGGTTATCAAACCAAACAGTTACCATACAAGAAGGTGTTTTAAATACAAATGAATTTTCTTTAAATGATGTTTCTTTATGGCCTAACCCAGTAAAAGGTATCTTAAATGTAAAATTAAATAATGCAATTGGTAATGATGTAATTATCTCGTTATTTGACTTACAAGGAAGAAAAATTTTCACTTCTGTAAATAAGTCAACAACAGATGTATTTACTAAAGAAATAGATACAAAAAACCTTTCTTCAGGTGTTTATTTATTAGGTATAAAACAAGGAAGTAAAAAAGTAACAAAAAAGATAATTATTACACAATAA
- a CDS encoding TerB family tellurite resistance protein gives MAILDLYPKGKHKQEIGHFANIVKIAKIDGEITDDEKELLIRMGKNLNLTLDEFAVILNNPEKFPTNAPANYEDRIERLYRLAKMILVDGEAKLIEVQLMRKIAVRLHFSHDNVEKVCDEAIHLVLNENDLSDFTKAIKLVNKV, from the coding sequence ATGGCAATATTAGATTTATATCCTAAAGGAAAACACAAACAAGAAATCGGGCATTTTGCAAATATTGTAAAAATTGCAAAAATAGACGGAGAAATTACAGATGATGAAAAAGAATTATTAATACGAATGGGTAAGAACTTAAACTTAACGTTAGATGAGTTTGCTGTTATTCTTAATAATCCAGAAAAATTTCCAACAAATGCACCTGCAAATTATGAAGATAGAATAGAACGTTTGTATCGTTTGGCTAAAATGATTTTGGTTGATGGAGAAGCAAAGTTAATTGAAGTTCAATTGATGAGAAAAATAGCTGTTCGCCTACATTTTTCTCATGATAATGTAGAAAAAGTTTGTGACGAAGCCATTCATTTAGTTTTAAATGAGAATGATTTATCCGATTTTACTAAGGCAATAAAGTTAGTGAACAAGGTTTAA
- a CDS encoding 2OG-Fe(II) oxygenase: protein MDDLAEQDYVIIDDFIDNNLYKQIKNFLFEKIDVFDKAGIGSLNQHTIKKNIRGDKTYWLNKDRDAALSGFWNLLEETKSTLNRYCYLSLSGQEFHLAHYPSGGYYKRHLDQFEGRNNRMISMIIYLNDNWETENGGQLEILDKNKKLQLVAPIAKRCVLFKSDKVPHAVLKSFKDRYSLTGWLLYQPTSLGPLLG from the coding sequence ATGGACGATCTTGCAGAGCAAGATTATGTAATTATTGATGATTTTATAGACAACAACCTTTATAAACAAATTAAAAACTTTCTTTTTGAAAAAATAGATGTTTTTGATAAAGCAGGTATTGGTTCTCTTAACCAACACACAATAAAAAAAAACATTCGTGGTGATAAAACCTATTGGTTAAATAAAGACAGAGATGCGGCACTTAGTGGTTTTTGGAATTTATTAGAAGAAACTAAAAGTACGTTAAATAGGTATTGTTATCTAAGTTTATCTGGCCAAGAATTTCATTTAGCTCATTATCCTTCTGGAGGTTATTATAAAAGACATTTAGATCAATTTGAAGGTAGAAATAATAGAATGATTTCTATGATTATTTACCTTAATGATAATTGGGAAACAGAAAATGGTGGACAATTAGAAATTTTAGATAAAAACAAAAAATTACAATTAGTAGCACCTATTGCAAAAAGATGTGTTTTATTTAAAAGTGATAAAGTACCACATGCTGTTTTAAAATCTTTTAAAGATAGGTATAGTTTAACGGGTTGGTTGCTTTACCAACCAACAAGTTTAGGCCCCTTATTAGGGTAA
- a CDS encoding pyridoxamine 5'-phosphate oxidase family protein, whose protein sequence is MSKFYTKITSRLQKFIEVQKIFFVATAPNNGRINLSPKGMDSFRVINENRVLWLNVTGSGNETAAHLLENDRITIMFCAFEGAPNILRLYGKGKEIKEGDASWNDLITLFPETPGTRQIFDISIASAQTSCGMSIPFYDYKGERNELNDWATEQGKEGIKKYWEDKNQTSIDGLPSQILE, encoded by the coding sequence ATGTCAAAATTTTATACAAAAATCACTTCAAGGCTTCAAAAGTTTATAGAAGTTCAAAAAATATTCTTTGTAGCTACGGCTCCAAATAATGGTAGAATTAATTTATCTCCTAAAGGAATGGATTCTTTTAGAGTGATAAATGAAAACCGTGTTTTGTGGTTAAACGTTACCGGAAGCGGAAACGAAACTGCTGCTCATTTATTAGAAAACGACAGAATTACCATAATGTTTTGTGCTTTTGAAGGTGCACCAAACATTCTTAGATTATACGGTAAAGGAAAAGAAATTAAAGAAGGAGATGCTTCTTGGAATGATTTAATTACACTGTTTCCAGAAACTCCAGGAACACGTCAGATATTTGACATTTCTATAGCATCTGCACAAACTTCTTGCGGAATGTCTATTCCTTTTTACGATTATAAAGGCGAAAGAAATGAATTAAATGATTGGGCAACTGAACAAGGAAAAGAGGGTATTAAAAAGTATTGGGAAGATAAAAACCAAACAAGTATTGATGGTTTACCTTCCCAAATATTGGAATAA
- a CDS encoding Na+/H+ antiporter NhaC family protein gives MEYGFLSVIPPIVAIILALKTKQVYIALLLGIWFSWLIIEGFNPLSGTLAMIEGMVNVFQSQGNTRTIMFSALVGALLIFIQYSRGVEGFINIINRRLEKLEGKKTGYSRVMVQVLATFTGLLLFVETSISSLTVGTLYRPIFDKLGIPREKLAYIADSSSAPSSILIPFNAWGAFIMGLLLTQGIDKPFAMMIASIKYNFYPILAIGILFFIILSKKDFGPMKKAEKRTKETGALMNEGSTPMISDEITSFPPKEGIEAKAYNMIVPLLVMVCMMPINLIYTGWDAVKEATSTLDHITQAIGEGSGSSSVLYAVITALLVAMAMYFIQGIMKPKEAVNLTLKGISELMPLALLMLLAFAIGDACKELETGIYVANVTKDWLSPELLPAVVFIISSFIAFSTGTSWGTFAIMLAISIPMANIHGADPTIVVAATLGGGVFGDHCSPISDTSIISSMASASDHIDHVKTQLPYALVGGVITILMYLAIGFLG, from the coding sequence ATGGAATATGGATTTTTATCAGTAATACCACCTATTGTGGCAATCATTTTAGCCTTAAAAACCAAACAAGTGTACATTGCCTTGTTATTAGGTATTTGGTTTTCTTGGTTGATCATAGAAGGTTTTAATCCGTTATCCGGAACTTTGGCAATGATAGAAGGCATGGTAAATGTTTTTCAATCTCAAGGAAATACAAGAACCATTATGTTTAGTGCTTTGGTGGGTGCATTACTAATTTTTATTCAATATTCTAGGGGAGTAGAAGGGTTTATCAATATTATTAATAGAAGATTAGAAAAACTTGAAGGTAAAAAAACAGGTTATAGCAGAGTAATGGTTCAAGTTTTGGCAACTTTTACGGGCTTATTACTTTTTGTTGAAACAAGTATTAGTTCTTTAACTGTTGGTACGTTGTATCGTCCTATTTTCGATAAATTAGGTATTCCAAGAGAAAAACTAGCCTATATAGCAGATTCTAGTTCAGCACCATCATCCATATTAATTCCGTTTAATGCTTGGGGCGCTTTTATTATGGGACTTTTATTAACACAAGGCATAGACAAACCTTTTGCAATGATGATTGCCTCTATTAAATATAACTTTTATCCAATTTTAGCCATCGGAATTTTGTTTTTTATCATCTTATCTAAAAAAGATTTTGGCCCAATGAAAAAAGCCGAAAAAAGAACCAAAGAAACAGGAGCGTTAATGAACGAAGGCTCTACACCAATGATTTCTGATGAAATTACGTCATTTCCTCCAAAAGAAGGAATTGAAGCAAAAGCGTATAACATGATTGTACCGCTTTTAGTGATGGTTTGTATGATGCCAATAAACTTAATTTACACAGGTTGGGATGCTGTAAAAGAGGCTACATCTACTTTAGACCATATAACACAAGCAATCGGAGAAGGTTCTGGTTCATCATCGGTTTTATACGCAGTAATTACTGCTTTACTGGTTGCCATGGCAATGTATTTTATACAAGGAATTATGAAGCCAAAAGAAGCTGTTAATTTAACTTTAAAAGGAATTAGTGAGCTCATGCCATTAGCGTTGTTAATGTTGTTGGCATTTGCCATTGGAGATGCTTGTAAAGAACTAGAAACTGGAATTTACGTAGCCAATGTTACCAAAGATTGGTTGTCACCAGAATTGTTACCGGCTGTGGTTTTTATCATTAGTTCGTTTATTGCTTTTTCTACCGGAACCTCTTGGGGAACTTTTGCCATTATGTTGGCAATTTCTATACCTATGGCAAATATTCATGGAGCAGATCCAACTATTGTGGTCGCTGCAACTTTAGGAGGTGGCGTTTTTGGAGATCATTGTTCGCCAATTTCAGACACTTCTATTATATCTTCTATGGCGTCTGCTAGTGATCATATAGACCATGTAAAAACACAATTACCGTATGCCTTAGTTGGTGGCGTAATTACAATTTTAATGTATTTGGCTATTGGTTTTTTAGGCTAA
- a CDS encoding TetR/AcrR family transcriptional regulator encodes MVSKQELIECSITNFIKFGSKRFSMNELASELGISKKTIYKHFKTKDELISKGVRFIIEKYLHEIDKILKTTEDPIEKIILIQKVNFQYLDYFQPTFLYGIKKYHHKADAVFIDFKVNFIKTNLKPLLEEAIEKEYICKNLNINLFCDLYFTKLKSLVFEPINLFDKYGVESVFKHLIVNNLKGVITPNYKDTNKLFS; translated from the coding sequence ATGGTTAGTAAACAAGAACTTATTGAATGTTCTATTACAAATTTTATCAAGTTTGGAAGCAAGCGTTTTTCTATGAACGAGCTCGCTTCCGAACTTGGTATTTCTAAAAAAACCATTTACAAACACTTTAAAACTAAAGACGAACTCATTTCTAAAGGGGTTCGTTTTATTATTGAAAAATACCTGCACGAAATAGATAAAATTCTAAAAACTACAGAAGATCCTATTGAAAAAATAATTTTAATTCAAAAAGTCAATTTTCAATATTTAGACTATTTTCAACCGACTTTTTTATATGGAATTAAAAAATATCACCACAAAGCAGATGCTGTTTTTATTGATTTTAAAGTCAATTTTATAAAAACCAACTTAAAACCTTTACTAGAAGAGGCTATAGAAAAAGAGTATATTTGCAAAAATTTAAATATTAATTTGTTTTGCGATTTGTATTTTACAAAACTAAAAAGTTTAGTTTTTGAACCTATAAATCTTTTTGATAAATACGGTGTAGAAAGTGTTTTTAAACACCTTATTGTTAATAATTTAAAAGGTGTAATTACACCAAATTACAAAGACACAAATAAATTATTTTCTTGA
- a CDS encoding efflux transporter outer membrane subunit produces the protein MISIIKNKNLQKGVVLAVMAFTLQSCFVAKEYTRPTVEETENLYRTDNLPSDSISMADVSWRNLFTDTYLQQYIEEGLQNNMDIRIAIQQIVAAEAYAKQGKAGYLPSLSVGPNLTHQELSKNTQFGAFLTDTSTDQWDITASLSWEADIWGKIRSNKRATQAAYLQSVAGHQAVKTQLISSIAATYYSILALDAQLEITKTSIKTREKGVETIKALKEAGLTNQVAVDQNIAQYNNAKALEVDLEVALFRAENTLSILLGKTPQEVERSSLEDQTITTEMKLGFASELLSNRPDVIAAEYNLISAFELTNVARSSLYPSLTLTAAGGLQSLELDKLFNANSLFANIVGGLTQPIFNKRKLKTQKEVAIAQQEQALLNFKKTLLVAGNEVSNALYSFNSENKKYEFLQNEVEALRKAEKNSDELLKNGYATYLDLLTARQSALNSEIKVIGSRLQQLQSVVNLYEALGGGLK, from the coding sequence ATGATATCAATTATAAAAAATAAAAACCTTCAAAAAGGAGTCGTTTTAGCTGTAATGGCTTTTACGTTACAAAGTTGTTTTGTTGCCAAAGAGTATACAAGACCAACAGTAGAAGAAACAGAAAACTTGTACAGAACAGATAATTTGCCATCAGATAGTATATCTATGGCAGATGTATCTTGGAGAAACTTGTTTACAGATACCTATTTGCAGCAATATATAGAAGAAGGCTTGCAAAACAATATGGACATTCGTATTGCAATTCAACAAATAGTTGCAGCCGAAGCATATGCTAAACAAGGAAAAGCAGGTTATTTACCTTCTTTAAGTGTAGGTCCTAATCTTACACATCAAGAATTATCTAAAAATACCCAGTTTGGAGCATTTTTAACAGATACTTCTACAGATCAATGGGATATTACTGCATCACTTTCTTGGGAAGCAGATATTTGGGGAAAAATACGAAGCAATAAACGTGCAACTCAAGCAGCTTATTTACAAAGTGTTGCCGGACATCAAGCCGTAAAAACGCAATTGATTTCTAGTATTGCAGCTACGTATTACAGTATTTTAGCTTTAGATGCACAGTTAGAAATAACCAAAACATCTATTAAAACAAGAGAAAAAGGAGTAGAAACTATTAAAGCTTTAAAAGAAGCAGGTTTAACAAATCAGGTTGCAGTAGATCAAAATATTGCACAATACAATAATGCAAAAGCATTAGAAGTAGATTTAGAAGTTGCACTATTTAGAGCAGAAAATACATTAAGTATTTTATTGGGTAAAACACCTCAGGAAGTGGAAAGAAGTAGTTTAGAAGACCAGACTATAACCACTGAAATGAAATTAGGTTTTGCTTCAGAATTACTAAGTAACAGACCAGATGTAATTGCTGCTGAGTATAACTTAATAAGTGCTTTCGAATTGACAAATGTTGCTAGAAGTAGTTTATATCCTTCTTTAACGTTAACCGCTGCTGGCGGATTGCAAAGTTTAGAATTAGATAAATTATTTAATGCAAACTCTTTATTTGCAAATATAGTTGGTGGTTTAACACAACCTATTTTTAATAAGCGAAAACTAAAAACGCAAAAAGAAGTTGCTATTGCACAACAAGAACAAGCGCTTTTAAATTTTAAAAAGACTTTATTAGTTGCAGGTAACGAAGTTTCAAATGCTTTGTACTCTTTTAATTCTGAAAATAAAAAGTACGAATTCTTACAAAACGAAGTGGAAGCTTTGCGTAAAGCAGAAAAAAATTCTGACGAATTATTAAAGAATGGTTATGCTACTTATTTAGACTTATTAACAGCTAGACAAAGTGCGTTAAACTCAGAAATTAAAGTGATTGGTAGTAGATTACAACAATTACAATCTGTTGTAAACTTATACGAAGCTTTGGGTGGAGGTTTAAAATAA